Genomic DNA from Solanum pennellii chromosome 3, SPENNV200:
NNNNNNNNNNNNNNNNNNNNNNNNNNNNNNNNNNNNNNNNNNNNNNNNNNNNNNNNNNNNNNNNNNNNNNNNNNNNNNNNNNNNNNNNNNNNNNNNNNNNNNNNNNNNNNNNNNNNNNNNNNNNNNNNNNNNNNNNNNNNNNNNNNNNNNNNNNNNNNNNNNNNNNNNNNNNNNNNNNNNNNNNNNNNNNNNNNNNNNNNNNNNNNNNNNNNNNNNNNNNNNNNNNNNNNNNNNNNNNNNNNNNNNNNNNNNNNNNNNNNNNNNNNNNNNNNNNNNNNNNNNNNNNNNNNNNNNNNNNNNNNNNNNNNNNNNNNNNNNNNNNNNNNNNNNNNNNNNNNNNNNNNNNNNNNNNNNNNNNNNNNNNNNNNNNNNNNNNNNNNNNNNNNNNNNNNNNNNNNNNNNNNNNNNNNNNNNNNNNNNNNNNNNNNNNNNNNNNNNNNNNNNNNNNNNNNNNNNNNNNNNNNNNNNNNNNNNNNNNNNNNNNNNNNNNNNNNNNNNNNNNNNNNNNNNNNNNNNNNNNNNNNNNNNNNNNNNNNNNNNNNNNNNNNNNNNNNNNNNNNNNNNNNNNNNNNNNNNNNNNNNNNNNNNNNNNNNNNNNNNNNNNNNNNNNNNNNNNNNNNNNNNNNNNNNNNNNNNNNNNNNNNNNNNNNNNNNNNNNNNNNNNNNNNNNNNNNNNNNNNNNNNNNNNNNNNNNNNNNNNNNNNNNNNNNNNNNNNNNNNNNNNNNNNNNNNNNNNNNNNNNNNNNNNNNNNNNNNNNNNNNNNNNNNNNNNNNNNNNNNNNNNNNNNNNNNNNNNNNNNNNNNNNNNNNNNNNNNNNNNNNNNNNNNNNNNNNNNNNNNNNNNNNNNNNNNNNNNNNNNNNNNNNNNNNNNNNNNNNNNNNNNNNNNNNNNNNNNNNNNNNNNNNNNNNNNNNNNNNNNNNNNNNNNNNNNNNNNNNNNNNNNNNNNNNNNNNNNNNNNNNNNNNNNNNNNNNNNNNNNNNNNNNNNNNNNNNNNNNNNNNNNNNNNNNNNNNNNNNNNNNNNNNNNNNNNNNNNNNNNNNNNNNNNNNNNNNNNNNNNNNNNNNNNNNNNNNNNNNNNNNNNNNNNNNNNNNNNNNNNNNNNNNNNNNNNNNNNNNNNNNNNNNNNNNNNNNNNNNNNNNNNNNNNNNNNNNNNNNNNNNNNNNNNNNNNNNNNNNNNNNNNNNNNNNNNNNNNNNNNNNNNNNNNNNNNNNNNNNNNNNNNNNNNNNNNNNNNNNNNNNNNNNNNNNNNNNNNNNNNNNNNNNNNNNNNNNNNNNNNNNNNNNNNNNNNNNNNNNNNNNNNNNNNNNNNNNNNNNNNNNNNNNNNNNNNNNNNNNNNNNNNNNNNNNNNNNNNNNNNNNNNNNNNNNNNNNNNNNNNNNNNNNNNNNNNNNNNNNNNNNNNNNNNNNNNNNNNNNNNNNNNNNNNNNNNNNNNNNNNNNNNNNNNNNNNNNNNNNNNNNNNNNNNNNNNNNNNNNNNNNNNNNNNNNNNNNNNNNNNNNNNNNNNNNNNNNNNNNNNNNNNNNNNNNNNNNNNNNNNNNNNNNNNNNNNNNNNNNNNNNNNNNNNNNNNNNNNNNNNNNNNNNNNNNNNNNNNNNNNNNNNNNNNNNNNNNNNNNNNNNNNNNNNNNNNNNNNNNNNNNNNNNNNNNNNNNNNNNNNNNNNNNNNNNNNNNNNNNNNNNNNNNNNNNNNNNNNNNNNNNNNNNNNNNNNNNNNNNNNNNNNNNNNNNNNNNNNNNNNNNNNNNNNNNNNNNNNNNNNNNNNNNNNNNNNNNNNNNNNNNNNNNNNNNNNNNNNNNNNNNNNNNNNNNNNNNNNNNNNNNNNNNNNNNNNNNNNNNNNNNNNNNNNNNNNNNNNNNNNNNNNNNNNNNNNNNNNNNNNNNNNNNNNNNNNNNNNNNNNNNNNNNNNNNNNNNNNNNNNNNNNNNNNNNNNNNNNNNNNNNNNNNNNNNNNNNNNNNNNNNNNNNNNNNNNNNNNNNNNNNNNNNNNNNNNNNNNNNNNNNNNNNNNNNNNNNNNNNNNNNNNNNNNNNNNNNNNNNNNNNNNNNNNNNNNNNNNNNNNNNNNNNNNNNNNNNNNNNNNNNNNNNNNNNNNNNNNNNNNNNNNNNNNNNNNNNNNNNNNNNNNNNNNNNNNNNNNNNNNNNNNNNNNNNNNNNNNNNNNNNNNNNNNNNNNNNNNNNNNNNNNNNNNNNNNNNNNNNNNNNNNNNNNNNNNNNNNNNNNNNNNNNNNNNNNNNNNNNNNNNNNNNNNNNNNNNNNNNNNNNNNNNNNNNNNNNNNNNNNNNNNNNNNNNNNNNNNNNNNNNNNNNNNNNNNNNNNNNNNNNNNNNNNNNNNNNNNNNNNNNNNNNNNNNNNNNNNNNNNNNNNNNNNNNNNNNNNNNNNNNNNNNNNNNNNNNNNNNNNNNNNNNNNNNNNNNNNNNNNNNNNNNNNNNNNNNNNNNNNNNNNNNNNNNNNNNNNNNNNNNNNNNNNNNNNNNNNNNNNNNNNNNNNNNNNNNNNNNNNNNNNNNNNNNNNNNNNNNNNNNNNNNNNNNNNNNNNNNNNNNNNNNNNNNNNNNNNNNNNNNNNNNNNNNNNNNNNNNNNNNNNNNNNNNNNNNNNNNNNNNNNNNNNNNNNNNNNNNNNNNNNNNNNNNNNNNNNNNNNNNNNNNNNNNNNNNNNNNNNNNNNNNNNNNNNNNNNNNNNNNNNNNNNNNNNNNNNNNNNNNNNNNNNNNNNNNNNNNNNNNNNNNNNNNNNNNNNNNNNNNNNNNNNNNNNNNNNNNNNNNNNNNNNNNNNNNNNNNNNNNNNNNNNNNNNNNNNNNNNNNNNNNNNNNNNNNNNNNNNNNNNNNNNNNNNNNNNNNNNNNNNNNNNNNNNNNNNNNNNNNNNNNNNNNNNNNNNNNNNNNNNNNNNNNNNNNNNNNNNNNNNNNNNNNNNNNNNNNNNNNNNNNNNNNNNNNNNNNNNNNNNNNNNNNNNNNNNNNNNNNNNNNNNNNNNNNNNNNNNNNNNNNNNNNNNNNNNNNNNNNNNNNNNNNNNNNNNNNNNNNNNNNNNNNNNNNNNNNNNNNNNNNNNNNNNNNNNNNNNNNNNNNNNNNNNNNNNNNNNNNNNNNNNNNNNNNNNNNNNNNNNNNNNNNNNNNNNNNNNNNNNNNNNNNNNNNNNNNNNNNNNNNNNNNNNNNNNNNNNNNNNNNNNNNNNNNNNNNNNNNNNNNNNNNNNNNNNNNNNNNNNNNNNNNNNNNNNNNNNNNNNNNNNNNNNNNNNNNNNNNNNNNNNNNNNNNNNNNNNNNNNNNNNNNNNNNNNNNNNNNNNNNNNNNNNNNNNNNNNNNNNNNNNNNNNNNNNNNNNNNNNNNNNNNNNNNNNNNNNNNNNNNNNNNNNNNNNNNNNNNNNNNNNNNNNNNNNNNNNNNNNNNNNNNNNNNNNNNNNNNNNNNNNNNNNNNNNNNNNNNNNNNNNNNNNNNNNNNNNNNNNNNNNNNNNNNNNNNNNNNNNNNNNNNNNNNNNNNNNNNNNNNNNNNNNNNNNNNNNNNNNNNNNNNNNNNNNNNNNNNNNNNNNNNNNNNNNNNNNNNNNNNNNNNNNNNNNNNNNNNNNNNNNNNNNNNNNNNNNNNNNNNNNNNNNNNNNNNNNNNNNNNNNNNNNNNNNNNNNNNNNNNNNNNNNNNNNNNNNNNNNNNNNNNNNNNNNNNNNNNNNNNNNNNNNNNNNNNNNNNNNNNNNNNNNNNNNNNNNNNNNNNNNNNNNNNNNNNNNNNNNNNNNNNNNNNNNNNNNNNNNNNNNNNNNNNNNNNNNNNNNNNNNNNNNNNNNNNNNNNNNNNNNNNNNNNNNNNNNNNNNNNNNNNNNNNNNNNNNNNNNNNNNNNNNNNNNNNNNNNNNNNNNNNNNNNNNNNNNNNNNNNNNNNNNNNNNNNNNNNNNNNNNNNNNNNNNNNNNNNNNNNNNNNNNNNNNNNNNNNNNNNNNNNNNNNNNNNNNNNNNNNNNNNNNNNNNNNNNNNNNNNNNNNNNNNNNNNNNNNNNNNNNNNNNNNNNNNNNNNNNNNNNNNNNNNNNNNNNNNNNNNNNNNNNNNNNNNNNNNNNNNNNNNNNNNNNNNNNNNNNNNNNNNNNNNNNNNNNNNNNNNNNNNNNNNNNNNNNNNNNNNNNNNNNNNNNNNNNNNNNNNNNNNNNNNNNNNNNNNNNNNNNNNNNNNNNNNNNNNNNNNNNNNNNNNNNNNNNNNNNNNNNNNNNNNNNNNNNNNNNNNNNNNNNNNNNNNNNNNNNNNNNNNNNNNNNNNNNNNNNNNNNNNNNNNNNNNNNNNNNNNNNNNNNNNNNNNNNNNNNNNNNNNNNNNNNNNNNNNNNNNNNNNNNNNNNNNNNNNNNNNNNNNNNNNNNNNNNNNNNNNNNNNNNNNNNNNNNNNNNNNNNNNNNNNNNNNNNNNNNNNNNNNNNNNNNNNNNNNNNNNNNNNNNNNNNNNNNNNNNNNNNNNNNNNNNNNNNNNNNNNNNNNNNNNNNNNNNNNNNNNNNNNNNNNNNNNNNNNNNNNNNNNNNNNGACTCCACCTCCTCAACtcgaaaaaccacaaaaacactttaaaatttttgaactatgggaaccaagaattctcaaaattttatgagtattcttttgttttccccTCCAAATCCTCctaaaaatagtgaatgaagtgggtttatatagaaacccaaaaatcctcaaaaaggataaaataccgatgtgggactattgcaaaattgaaaattgtttgagtGACAATATGGGAAaggcagattttttttttatttttttgtctttgactcaaaatgtatgaattttaaaatcatcggaccaaaatttgctattaaataaataaagcttcaaaatcacgaatttttaaaatgttagtccaaaattgggtgtcaacactaTATAACAAAAAACATAGTAAACAAAAaagtttcaagaaaaaaattttgTTAGAAAAATTTCCTACGATAGTCTATTGTTGTAAAAtcaatttctaaataaataaatttaatgtacgaaaataaattaagttaataaataaacaagCCATTAATTCACCCAAATTTAGGTGAGTTGGACAACCAACAACGACGCCCCGTAAGTCCGttattctctcattttttcttacttatttGTCCTTTAgaacttattttaataaaaaataataccgTAGAAAAAGCACAAAGGTGATTTTCGAAGACTTTAGTTATCATGTCATGTTTGTTTgctatatttataaaaaaaaacatatctttAGAGTTTCATATCTattacttattttcttttacgTACTCTAACTAAATATTAAGGTgtattctaataaaaaaaataattcgtaaaaaaattacaaaatccaCCTTGTTATCATAGAACTTACCTAAATATACTTCATGctttttatcatgttattttttttctcggTGTTATATTTAGGGTTGTAAAAAAGAATTCTTAAATAAGTATGAGAAACTAAAAGATTAAAATTgtactttattaatttaatttataaatttttaaaaattcaatacaattaatttaatttgatatttaaaaaactttaaCCAACTCTATTTATGTACACCTACTTTTTGTACTTGAAGTgaattcattcatttattaaGTACTCTTCTCCCTGTATAAATAAATAGCACCACCAATATGCACTATTCCACAACAATTCCCACATTTGCTTATTctcttattaaataattaaaaagttataCTTCTAGCCCTTTacaccatttttctttttttaaaaaatgaatcacTTTGCGATCAAATCAATCGAAACCCCATCTATGAAATCTGAAAAACACTTcatttttgcccaaattttgtTGAGGATTTTGGCTACTGCATTCACTTTGACTGCCGCTTGCATAACTTTCAAAAGCACACAGACGCTCATTATTTTCAATGTTGAGACCGATGCTCGATATACATATTCTCCCGCACTCaagtatttcttttattttttcaaactagcatttgattataaatttagttgaaattttgaactattatttttagttgtGAGCGAAAGtgcaatttcatccaaaaactGGTCTAGAAGAGTTATTGGAACTTGAAAAGATCAGATTTTCAAACAGTGATCAAATATCATagcaaataatttttgaaaatctacGATTAAACGAGAGCTTATATTTTGTGTTGAAGTTGTAtgggaattttttttgttatgtgcAGGTTCTTTGTCTATGCAAATGTCATTGGATGTGCcttctcatttttttctctgTTTCTTGCTTCCATCTTTGGACGTACGAATCTTCACAAACACAAGTATTTTTACCTCTTCATTCATGATATGGTACGTCCtaccttttaattattttttgtttgcttttgcacataatcattttaaattgataaatcaataatattttattatagatGAGGGAATTTCCTCCAAATCAGTATCTTGCTTTGCTTTTAAGTTATTAATATTCAAGGTATTTGTTCCTCTCGTAATGTTTGAGGTGATTAGGTCATCGGCTCATCTTTACATATTGTAACAAACTTCCTAATGAAATCgcaaaaataaatttcacaagTGGCGTTTTGTTGTTTTTGCCCTATTGAGGAGTAAGAAATTTCAAAGTTAGAATTGTGTTTGGTCataatttttagaaagaaaatttagatttgaatgtatttttaaaaaaatatgatttatatttatgatttatagaAACTACCAAAATCATCCAACTTAACTAATTAATGGGGTCTGAAACGTACCATTATATCTGCTCTGAGAGAGTAACATCTCAAAATGTTTAACACAAAATTTATAGATTAGATCTCATATACAAATTATTACAAATACTTTTATACTTCATTTGAATTTCCTAAGATGGAGTTGAAGACAAAATCGTGTTAGGTTATAATTTTTGCAAATAATAGTTAGTtgtttaaattttcttttttaaaaagaaaagaaaagaacattaaatatgaaacataattaaatggattaattaaacataaaaataaaaatatgataaattttaaaaagaaaattatagtaAAAGTGAAAATAAGATTTAGgcgtttttcaaattttatttgaaacttTCATATGATCAAACGttgattttcaaattaattgaaaaattttCATGGTTAAACATATCGtacacataaaattaaaattttgactaaactaaacaatgtaattttctgataaaaaattattctgcCACTAACTCAACCCCCACCCTTTGACCATTCCATCGCTACCACCCCTAAACTCTCATTTATTCTACGTTTTCATAGTCGGTAAATCttagagagtagaatcaagggatcaacagaaGTGTACCCGCtatcttaattaataaaattatgtttctttatattttaaaaaaaaaatagtcggtataatcaaattttcatttcaagaaaATTCTCTTAAATTATATGGGagatatataagaaaaatgtttGACATAAATGGCCCAAAGCATCATAATCATTCTTCTCTTATTATCTCTTTATTTCTTTTGGGACCGTAAGCATTATTAACACCATCCACGTGAATccaaaacataacatatattcgtacataaaatatgaaacataaatcataatacaacaacaattaatctTAGAATAACGACCCAACTATCAAAAAAACCTAGAAATTATATAACattcacacacaaaaaaaatgtacaactatacataaattattttgaatatcaTAAATATCCTTCATTCCTCATCATCgatatatgaataaaaatactCATTTTTCATATCGCTTCATAAAATACGCTAcgtattattatttgtatataacATGGGGAATATTATTGCAGATTATGATGGATCTATTGCTTTCTGCATGTTCAGCAGCAGCAACAATTGGATATGTAGGGAAATATGGACAGATTCGTTCAGGATGGATGCCTATTTGTGATTCTGTTACAAAATTTTGTCATAAAATGACAGCCAGTGTTATATTCTCTATTTTTGGggttattttctatttatgtcTTACTATTCTATCAGCATATCAATCTAGAAAAATTCAAGTTTGAACTTAATTATTACcactaagaaattaaaaaagaatggcAAAGTATATAATAGTAGTAAAATTTAATTCTACCTTGTTGTATCaagaaaggtaaaaaaaaaaaaagcttatgTAATGCAGATGCagttattattaaatatttacagTTGCTGATTGTACTATATTTGGTGGAATTATAAATGActtgtatttaatttatttttacttctatatATATGTACGCAGTGAAGTTATTAAATTATTGCAGCTACTCCCTGGCTATATTGGTACGTAGTACATTTTTAGAGGCAGATATGGTGTCTTATATAGTTTGTTTAATTTTCTGGACCATTTTTAACTTTGCAACATTTTAGTaattttctgtttttatttatatgaaac
This window encodes:
- the LOC107013832 gene encoding CASP-like protein 1F1 translates to MNHFAIKSIETPSMKSEKHFIFAQILLRILATAFTLTAACITFKSTQTLIIFNVETDARYTYSPALKFFVYANVIGCAFSFFSLFLASIFGRTNLHKHKYFYLFIHDMIMMDLLLSACSAAATIGYVGKYGQIRSGWMPICDSVTKFCHKMTASVIFSIFGVIFYLCLTILSAYQSRKIQV